The genomic interval GGAGGTCGAGCAGAGCCGTTTAGGCGAATGCGAGGGAGGGGGCGATGCGCACTGGTTGGGCATTTGAACGCGGTTTGCACAGTGAATGCCCCCTCACGGATCTTGCTTCGCTCGATCCGACCTCCCTAAGCTGCGCCGGGAGAGGTGACAGAAACTTGCGGAGCGCCACATTGCCACAACCCCAAATTTGAACAGCCCAGCACTAGCCTGGACTGCTCAAAGTTTGGGGTTGACATTGTTTTTTCAGTCCGTGTTTTTGTTCCATGCATCGCAATCAAAGTGAGCCTCAGGCGCTAGCCGTGGCCGGTATCACAATCCGCCTCAGGCCCACGGCTAGCGCCTGAGGCTCACTGGGGGGCACCGGCTGCGCCGGCAGGTCGCGTCATCCGCTTAGATACGTTGAATTGTTGAGGATAGAATCCAAATTTCTCGCTAAGTACTTTGATTCCACCGCGTACTAAGCGGGACGCACCTAACCGTTCTCCGATCGGAGTGAAGCAAGCTGAGTGCGGAATTGACCCAGGATGTTCGTTGTCATGACATTGAGTTCCTGGATCTCAGCCTGTAGTTCGGTCGTTGTTGCCGTGGCCGCGTTAACCTCCAAGTGAGCGGCCGCGTCGACCACTGGTTGGATTTGAAAGATTGCTGCGTTGCTCTTGAGCGTATGCGCGCCACGCATCAGCCGAGTGCGATCATCGGCAGCCAAACCCGTTTCAATCTCAGTGATCAGCTTGGGGCATTCGTTGAGAAACAGCTCGACGAACTCACAAAACTGCGCATCGTTCCCGGGGATGCTTTTTCGAGCAAGTACCCAATCCACCTTGAAATTTTCGGTGGGAATCTGTGGCTGGGCTACGGGAGGTTCGGATTCGCCATTGCGTTTAATGATCGGCATATCATTCTCCTTTTGTCGGCGTCCAGAGAGCACGTTAGCAGGATACTCGGCCACGACCCGCAACAGTTCCGGAGCGCTGACCGGTTTGGAGATGTAAGCATCCATGCCGGCTTGCAAGCACTTTTCTTTGTCTCCCTTCATCGCGTTGGCCGTCATCGCGACAATGGGGATGTGCGTGTCGGTTTCGTGTTCGCGTTCCCGGATCAAACGCGTCGCTTCGTAGCCGTCCATTTCGGGCATCTGTATGTCCATCAGGATCAAGTCAAACGGTTCTTTTGCCGAGACCTCGACGGCTTGCAAGCCGTCTGCGGCTACTACGACTTCGTGCTTTTGCCACTCCAGGAATCCCAACGCGACGCGTTGATTGACCAGACTGTCCTCAACAAGCAGGACTCGGCGTGGCTCAATCTGATCGTCGGGAACGAATGTTCGCCTTGTCGGCAGCGTACGCTTGCCCGATTGGGCGGGCAAACGATTCACCTGTTCCATGATGGCATTGAGCAAATCAGACTGTTTCAGCGGTTTTGCCATATACCGACGGATACCCAAGCTTTTGCATCTCGCGGTATCTCCCTGACGCAATCCGGAGGAGACCATGATGATGGTGCAATTGGCAATCTCCTCGTGCTCTTGCACTTGCCTGGCAAATTCGAATCCATCCATTCCGGGCATCATGCAATCCAGCAGAACCAGCGAGAAAGGACGGTTTTCGTAAACGGCGCGATGCATCTCTGCTAAGCCGGATGGACCACTATCTGCCACCACGGGACGCATGTTCCAACTGTTCAACACTTCCTGCAAGATCTTGCGATTGGTGGAATTGTCGTCAACGATTAAAGCTGCGACATCACGTAGGCTTTCCAAATCGATGGAAAGTGGTTGCGGTGATGGATCGTGCACTGGCAAGCAGATGTTGAAATGGAACTGAGTGCCGACGCCGACCTCGCTTTCGACCCATATTCGACCGTTCATCAATCGTACCAATTCGGATGAGATGGCAAGTCCCAAACCGGTGCCTCCGTACTCTCGGGTGGTCGATGAGTCAGCTTGAGTGAACGCTTCAAAGACTTGGTCTTGCTTCTCCGGCGGGATCCCGATTCCTGTGTCGCGGACCATAAAGTGCAGTCGCACTTGGTCATCCGAAATCATTTCTGGTTCGACATTGACGACGACCTCGCCTGCGGTGGTGAATTTGATCGCATTGCCAATCAGATTCACCAAGATCTGTCGAATCCGATTCGGGTCGCCGATCAAGGTGTCGGGTATTTCCGGGGCGATTCGACAAGCCAGTTCCAGGCCTTTCTCCGATGCCCGCGACATCAACGTTTGGCCGGTAACCACAACGGTATCACGCAGGGGAAATGGAATATGCTCCATCTCCAACCGACCGGCTTCGATTTTAGAGAAATCAAGGATCTCATTGAGTAAACGCAGCAGTGAATCCGCCGAGTCTCGGACCATATTGAGGTAGTCACGCTGATCGCTCTTGAGTTTTGTGTTGGACAACAGTTCTGCCATGCCGATGATACCGTTCATCGGAGTGCGAATCTCGTGACTCATATTGGCCAGAAACTCGCTCTTGGTTTGATTTGCCAATTGTGCTTGATCACGAGCCTTTGCCAGGTCATTCAACGCTTTCTGCAATCGTTGACGCATCATGTTGAATGAGTGTGTCAATTGTCCCAGTTCGTCATTGCTCGTGATCTGGATGTCATCGTTAAATCGACCTGCGGCCAGTTCTTCCGTCGCCGTGGCTAGCAAGGAGATGGGAGCAGCCAATCTGGCGGCCGACCTTTGAGAAACAATCCAGGCGACGACCGCCATGAACGCGATCAGGGAGAGCAAGGCAAAGAAGGTCCACTGACTGATCGACTCCACCATTTCAGCTTCTCGGTCCATCAACCGCAGTTGTCGATCGGAAAGCGATTTGAGCAAACGAGTGGCGTTCCTCGATGCCGGAATGGCTTCTTCCGTCAGCACATGTTGAGCGACATTCCAATTCGACGAACGACGCACATTGATCGCCTCCTGACACAGCACCTGATAGACTTGGAACTCATCAATGATTGTCTTCAGGTGCCCTTGCTGCGTTGCCGACAGTGACTCGCGTTCATCCGTCAGTTCATCCAACTGGGATTGCGCATAGTCAATTTGCTTTCGGAACTCTCGTTCCTCGGCATCATTGGCCGTCTGCAAGAACGAAGCGATCGTGGTTCGCGAACGAGTGAACGTGAAACGAAAGTTGGCCAAGGGAATCAACTTCGCTTCATTGCTGTCTTCTGCGTTGCCCTTCTGTTCTTCGTCAAAAATACGCTGCATCGCGTTCATCAAATCGTCCATGACCGGGTCGACTTGCTTTTCGACTAGATATTTCGCGGGTTCATTCCCCGGCATCCAAGCGACGTCCTCGATCCACCATTGAGCATCGCGAAGATCTTCCAGCGCCCGCGTTGCTTCTTGAAACTCATCTCGAGTTTCCTTCGTCGTCCATTCCTGACTCAGTTCTTTCAATTTCGCCAATGACGGCAAGATCCTGTCGTTCCACGCTGCGTGTCGTTCGTCTCGAAATTGGGAATCGCCGACCAACATCCAGCCTCTCAATGCTGCCAGTGATTGCTGAACGCCGCTTAGCGTTTGAATGGACGCCTGTGCGGTTGGCGCTCGAAGTCGAGCGAGATGGAGCGCGCGATTGCGGAGCCAGTGGGTTGCGAACAGAGCCACCACGAGGATGACGATGCTGAATACGGCGACGATCAAGTGCGATCGTAGCAATCGACGACGAAGACTCGGACCCGAAAGCACACATGCGTCCGGATCGACCTGGCTCGATGACTCCGATTCGCTATCGGTCATCCGCTGGCCTCCCCGACGCGTTTGACGCCCGCTGCGCGTTCTGCCAACCGTCGGCCAGGTTTCCCGCTGCTACTTGCTCCAACAGCAATTGAAGCTGCTGCTGCAGAATTCCGGCACGCTGAAAAACCTTGGACGGTGTCTGAGGTCCCGGATCCACCGATTTTCGAGGAGGTTTTGCATCGGCGAGTTTTCCGTGTAGAAAAGCAACCTCCGAGACCAAGAGGGACGCGATGTCGTGTACATCACCTGGCACAGCCTGTTGAATCTCGTTTTCATCGATGGAGAGTTCCAGGATCGTCAGGCCAAGATGCACCTCGATCTGCCGAATGAGCTCAAAGCAATCGAGCAAGCGGCGGAAAACGTCTGGCGGGATCTTGCCGTCGATCAAGTCCGGCGTCGGCGGGAAACGTTCGACGCCTGGATACTGTGCCAGGATCCGCGCACAGTAACTGACCGCTAGATTCACTTGCTGAAACACGTCTCGCGGTGCATACGGTGTCTCCAACATCAAGTTCAACTGCCGATTGGCTTGGACAATGCTGCGAAAAACGTCCGTCGGTGTCCGCTCGGCCTCCCGTATTGGTTCCTTGCACTCTTGGGTGATCCCCAAGTGCGACTTGATTTTCAGGATCTGATGCAGCGATGCATCGATGACCTCCAAGACATCGGCGGGGCGGATCTCTCTTGGTGATTCGAACGTCATCCGAACCACATCGCGGGTCAGATCAAAGGAAAGGCGTTCCGACTTTCCAAACAACGTCAACGCTTGGAAGTAGACCTCTCGCGGCGCTGCCCCTGAAACCGAGATTTCGCTACGTTGCACCGCCTGACGATCCAGTCGTCCGCGGATCAGCTCCAACTCGCATCGATACAAGGACATTCGTGCATAACAATCAGGCGGCTCAATCTCTTTCTCGAATGCCCTTGTTGAGTCTTGCAAGCGTGCTGAGTCTCGTGGCAGGGCGATTCGGGGGATCATCGTCAGCGTTGCAACTCCGTAGATCATTCGCATGCATTGGCGACGATTAGGCCTATTCGCTGGGACGCTCTCCCGAAACCGATTCATCAGGTCGCCTCACTTTGGGATGGTCCCGGAACGTGTTCCCAGTCGTCGGGTTGTCGTCGAGAATCGACCAGCACACTCAAACCGGACGCAAGCAGCGTATTGTCGCTCTCTGGCATCTCACCGGCGACAACGTTCATGCCTGAGTCATCGTTCCAATCACTCAGGATGATGTAGGTCGCAGGTGGGCTGATCATCCATTGAACGAAGTGCTCCGCCAATCTGGTCGACAGTTCCGCGTCGGCATCAGGAAATGGACCGTTGGCGACAATCAAAAAATGGCAAGCCTTCATGTCTCTAGGAAAAAGGCGGTCACAGCCACGTTGCAGTGCACCGGCGAGTTGATGCCGGAGAAAGGAGACTTGACCATCGAACTCGGCATTACGGTACTCCGCAAGGCTCTCGGGATCGGATCGCAACAGTGGCACTGCGGTTCCATCCATTCGGATTCCACCGACGTGCCAATCCAAGGTCGCTGTGTCAATCAGGACGACCAAGAAAACAGGTTCACGGTGACTCATGACACTTGGTCCGTGATACGTTGCAGATTGGATTGCAGGGAGACGCACTGTTGCTTGAGTTGACTGGCCAACTCGGGATCGACGCGGTCGTTTTCGATCTGTTCCAGCAGAGTCAGAGAGTCGATCAGGTAGCCCTCAAGCTCTGCGTGCACACGATGTTGTGCCGCAATGGTTTCGTAGTGTTCGGCGGCTTCACGAAGCGCCTCCAGCAGGTCCTCCGGATCCCACGGCTTAGTGATGTATCGGTACAAACCGCCCGTATTGATGGCTTCTACCACCGAACGAATGTCTGCGTAGCCGGTGAAGATGATACGGATTGCCGAGGGATGGATATCGCGGACTTGGCTCATCAGTTCCACCCCGGTCATGGTGGGCATTCGCTGATCGGTCATCACGACCTGAATCGGATGCTCGTTCAGGATGTCTAATGCTTCCTTACCGCTTTGGGCCGTGTGAACTTGGAAATCTTTCCTGAGCAAGCCTGTCAAGGAGAACAACACGTCGGGTTCATCATCGACGATCAAGACGGCGGGTTTGGTTATTGATTCCATGAGTGTTCATCACGTGTTGAGTGGCAAGCGAATGTTCACTTCGGTTCCTGATCCAGGACTGCTTTGGATCGTGATGGTACCGCCGTGGTCACGGACGATCCCATAACTGACTGCCATTCCCAGTCCTGTTCCTGTACCAACTGGTTTTGTCGTAAAGAATGGTTCAAAAACTCGATCGAGAGTTTCGCGATCCATTCCTTCTCCGTGGTCGTTGACACGCAAGCTGGCAAACTCGCCGTCTTCCTCCAGGATAACGTCAATGACCGCGCCGTGCGCACTTGCCTGGACGGCATTGAGCAGTGTGTTGAAAATCACCTGCTGGATTTTGTCGCCATGACAGGCGATGGACAGAGGTTGATCCCGCGAAAAATGAATCGAAACATCTTTTTCAGCGAGTAAATTGCTGAGCATGTCGGCGGCATTGCGTGCCGATTGCGAGAGATCCAAGGTTCCGTAGGCTGCCTGGTCCAAACGAGCAAAGTCTCGCAGATTGCTGATGATGTCTCGAACCCGCGTCAAGCCTTGACTTGATGACGCCAAGAGTTTGGGCAAATACTCCTGCAACCACTGACAATCACATTCTTGCTCCAACTCGTCGATTTCTTGGACCAGTTTCTCAGGGGCGTTGTCGAGGTAGGGTCGCGTCTCCCGGTATTTGTTGACCAAATCCATCAGTCCGGTCAAATCGCGTTTCATTACGGCCAAGTTATTCGTGACAAACGCGATCGGATTGTTGATCTCGTGTGCCATGCCGGCAGCAAGTTGTCCCAAGCTCGCCAGTTTTTCGCTTTGCACCAACGCGGCTTGAGTTTCTCTGAGTTGGCGGTTTTGTTCAGCCAATTCAAATTGCAGTCGAATGATTCGCTCGCCCTCACGCAATCGAACCCGCAGTTCTTCGCCGTCGCAGGGTTTGACGAGAAAATCATCCGCGCCGGCTTCCATCGCATGAACGAGATCTTCTGTTTCGGACTTGGCCGTCAACAGAATCGAGTAGCAATAAGGACCCGATGGCGTCGCACGAATGCGTCGGATCAATTCCAAACCATCGACCTCGGGCATGATCCAATCCGTCAGCACCATCGAGATGGGTTCAGCTTGAAAGGCCGCCCAGGCCTGTTCTCCGTTGACGGCTTCGATCACGTCGTATCCCCAATTGCGAAGATGAGTGACCAAGAGACGCCGCATCAGGTCACTGTCTTCCGCAACGAGCACCTTCATCCCGTCGATGGCATTCTGCATAACATGATATCCCTGCGTCGTGACATCGGGCCAAACGAAGTGCCATTGGGGCGTGAATGATCATTTATACTCGATCAGCAGACCTAGATCTCCAGTCCCGAGTTTCCGTCCCATTTGACGAACCCTTCGATGGCTTCGTACTCCGCCAATCCGAGCTGATCGTAGCGTTGGGCGGTTTCGCGGTTTCGGGACTCGGCGCGTTGCCAGAATTCACGTAAATCGGTGCCGGGGAACAAGGCACGGTCCTTTTGTGACTCGTGCTTAAAGATCGCCACGCGTTTGCGGTCGACTTCGCGAGGGCTGAGCGGAACCGCCATTTCGATCTGCTCGATGGGCCATTCCTGCCACGCACCGCGATACAGCCAGACGATGCAATCTTGATACCAAGGGTCATCGGAGCACCGCACACAGGCTTGCAAGATGGCGCTCAAACACGTCCGGTGAGTGCCGTGCGGATCGGACAAATCGCCGGCAGCATAAATCTGATGCGGTTGAATCTCGCGTAACAAGTCGACCGTGATCTGGTAATCCTCTTCGCCCAACGGTTGTTTTTGAACACGACCGGTTTGATAGAACGGCAAGTTGAGGAAATGCAGTTTGTCGTCATCGACGCCACAGCATCTCGCCCCCTCGCGGGCTTCACCACGCCGGATCAGTGCTTTGATCCGCTGAACTTGATCGCTGTCGATTTGTCCCGAGCGTTTGTTTCGTAAGAACTCATCGACGTGTCTCTCAATGTCGTCCATGCCCGACGCTTGAATTCCAAATTCACGGCAAAAGTCCGCTGCAAACTCGGCAAACCGCATCGCGTCACTGTCAAAGACGGCGATGTTGCCCGATGTCTGGTAGGCGATATGAACCTGATGACCTTGATCCACCAATCGAATCAATGTGCCGCCCATCGAGATGACATCATCGTCCGGGTGCGGTGAAAAGACGACGACGCGTTTGGGAAAGATATCGTCACGGTGTCCTGGACGATCGCCCGCCTGTTTGATCCGATCCGGCTTGCCTCCGGGCCAACCCGTGATGGTGGCTTGCAAGTGACGAAACACGCTGAGATTGATTCCGTAGGAATCGCCATGACTTGCCAGTAAGTCCTGCAATCCGGCTTCGTTGTAATCCTGGTCGGTCAGTTTCAAGATTGCTTTGCCGTTGGCGGTGGCCAAACCGATCACGGCACGACGCGTCGTTTCGGCGTCCCACTCGGTTTCGCCCAACAGCCAAGGACTTTGGCGTCTGGTCAACAGGCTCGCTGCGGCTTCGTCCAACCACACCGTCGCGCCGACATGCCCCTGCAAGAACGACGCGGGGACTCCAGCCATCGATGGATCCTCCACCGTGCGAACGATGATCGGTGCCTTGCCCTCACCGAACGCCAACAAAAAGATGCGCCGAGCATCCAGGATGGTGCCAACACCCATCGTGATCGCATGTCGTGGTACGTTTTCGGCGCCAAAGAAATCACTGGCGGCGTCCATCCGCGTGAAGCGATCAAGTGTGATCATCCGCGTGCGACTGTTACGGTCGGAACCCGGTTCGTTACAGGCAATGTGACCGGTCTTGCTGACGCCCAGGAGCTGAATGTCGATGCCACCGGCGTCGACGATTCGCTGTTCATAGTCGATACAAAACTGCTTGACGTCCTCTCTGGCAATGGAACCGTCAGGGACATGAACATTGGCGGGAGCAATATCGACCAGATCGGTCAGGCTGTCACGCAGGATCCTGGCGTAGCTTTGTAGCTCCTGCGGGTTCATCGGATAGAACTCGTCCAATGCGAACACGGTCACGCCGGCAAAGGACAGGGATTCCTCTCGGTGCATCCGAACGAGTTCCTGATAGACACCGATCGGCGACGAGCCGGTGGCTAGTCCCAAGACGCAGGGTTTGTTTTCGGAGGCGCGGGCTCGGATCAATTGCGCGATCTCGGCTGCGACGGCAGCACTGGCATCGGAGGCGCGGGCAAAGATCTTGACGGGGATACGTTCGACCGAATTTGGATCCATCACAAACTGTTCCTGTGAATCAACGTGCCGAGCGGGAAGAACGGTGGCGAGCAATCATGCCGGCGCCGCACACGCCAGCGTCGTTACCCAGCGACGCGAACTGAATGTCCATGTTACCACCGACCTGAACCAACGTCGTTCGTTTGACACTTTCACGCACCGCGTCCAAGAACATGCGTCCTGTCGCCGTTGCTTCGCCGCCAAAGGTCATCGCGCCACCCAGAATCACGACTTCTGGATTGCAAACTTGCCCCAGCATACCAATCGCTTTGCCGACATGACACGCCGTCTCCATCATCACATCGACGCAAACTTGGCATCCTTTCTCGGCATGCGTGGCGATGTCCCGTGTGGTCACGTCCGGTGAGAGTAGCTCTGGGGAGATTGACTCCACCGGCAAGGCACGTAGGCGGCGTTGCAGGTTGGACAGAACCGCTGGTGCACCCGCGTAAGATTCCAAATGCCCGCGACTGCCACAGGTGCAAGGGATCGCGGTGTCGGAAAAATCGATCGTGATGTGACCCAGCTCGCCGGCACAACCGTGATCGCCGCCATGGGGGCGTCCCGATAGGACCAGACCGCCGCCGATGCCAGTTCCCAGGGTCAATAGCGCCAAGGAGCCATCGCCGAGAGACCGAATCACATGCTCGGCATAAGCCGCCGCATTGGCGTCATTGATCAGTTGTGTTGGCAGCTTGGTGATCGCAGCCAGATGCTTGATCAACGAAACCCCCAACCATCCCGGCAAGTTGACGACTTCACGTAGCACGCCGGCGCGTGTGTCCAAGACGCCTGGGACGGCAACCCCGACGCCACGTAGCATGTCGGCGGGCAACTCATGGTTGAGCAGCGTTTCGTTGGCGTATCGGATCGCGTATTCGAATACCGCGTCGGGGCAGCCGAGCGGTCGCGTCGGGGTCTGGTGTTTGAAATGAACGTTTCCACGATCATCGACCAAACCCAATTTGATGTCGGTACCGCCAACATCGATGCCAAGAAAGAAATCAGAGTTCATCAATGCGATTGGTCGTTGCGTCTGCTCCGCCAAAATGAAAAGTGCGGAGAGCTTGGGTGTGGGGGAATGGGACGAGGTCTCACCTGGG from Stieleria varia carries:
- a CDS encoding hybrid sensor histidine kinase/response regulator — protein: MTDSESESSSQVDPDACVLSGPSLRRRLLRSHLIVAVFSIVILVVALFATHWLRNRALHLARLRAPTAQASIQTLSGVQQSLAALRGWMLVGDSQFRDERHAAWNDRILPSLAKLKELSQEWTTKETRDEFQEATRALEDLRDAQWWIEDVAWMPGNEPAKYLVEKQVDPVMDDLMNAMQRIFDEEQKGNAEDSNEAKLIPLANFRFTFTRSRTTIASFLQTANDAEEREFRKQIDYAQSQLDELTDERESLSATQQGHLKTIIDEFQVYQVLCQEAINVRRSSNWNVAQHVLTEEAIPASRNATRLLKSLSDRQLRLMDREAEMVESISQWTFFALLSLIAFMAVVAWIVSQRSAARLAAPISLLATATEELAAGRFNDDIQITSNDELGQLTHSFNMMRQRLQKALNDLAKARDQAQLANQTKSEFLANMSHEIRTPMNGIIGMAELLSNTKLKSDQRDYLNMVRDSADSLLRLLNEILDFSKIEAGRLEMEHIPFPLRDTVVVTGQTLMSRASEKGLELACRIAPEIPDTLIGDPNRIRQILVNLIGNAIKFTTAGEVVVNVEPEMISDDQVRLHFMVRDTGIGIPPEKQDQVFEAFTQADSSTTREYGGTGLGLAISSELVRLMNGRIWVESEVGVGTQFHFNICLPVHDPSPQPLSIDLESLRDVAALIVDDNSTNRKILQEVLNSWNMRPVVADSGPSGLAEMHRAVYENRPFSLVLLDCMMPGMDGFEFARQVQEHEEIANCTIIMVSSGLRQGDTARCKSLGIRRYMAKPLKQSDLLNAIMEQVNRLPAQSGKRTLPTRRTFVPDDQIEPRRVLLVEDSLVNQRVALGFLEWQKHEVVVAADGLQAVEVSAKEPFDLILMDIQMPEMDGYEATRLIREREHETDTHIPIVAMTANAMKGDKEKCLQAGMDAYISKPVSAPELLRVVAEYPANVLSGRRQKENDMPIIKRNGESEPPVAQPQIPTENFKVDWVLARKSIPGNDAQFCEFVELFLNECPKLITEIETGLAADDRTRLMRGAHTLKSNAAIFQIQPVVDAAAHLEVNAATATTTELQAEIQELNVMTTNILGQFRTQLASLRSENG
- a CDS encoding response regulator, which codes for MESITKPAVLIVDDEPDVLFSLTGLLRKDFQVHTAQSGKEALDILNEHPIQVVMTDQRMPTMTGVELMSQVRDIHPSAIRIIFTGYADIRSVVEAINTGGLYRYITKPWDPEDLLEALREAAEHYETIAAQHRVHAELEGYLIDSLTLLEQIENDRVDPELASQLKQQCVSLQSNLQRITDQVS
- a CDS encoding sensor histidine kinase → MQNAIDGMKVLVAEDSDLMRRLLVTHLRNWGYDVIEAVNGEQAWAAFQAEPISMVLTDWIMPEVDGLELIRRIRATPSGPYCYSILLTAKSETEDLVHAMEAGADDFLVKPCDGEELRVRLREGERIIRLQFELAEQNRQLRETQAALVQSEKLASLGQLAAGMAHEINNPIAFVTNNLAVMKRDLTGLMDLVNKYRETRPYLDNAPEKLVQEIDELEQECDCQWLQEYLPKLLASSSQGLTRVRDIISNLRDFARLDQAAYGTLDLSQSARNAADMLSNLLAEKDVSIHFSRDQPLSIACHGDKIQQVIFNTLLNAVQASAHGAVIDVILEEDGEFASLRVNDHGEGMDRETLDRVFEPFFTTKPVGTGTGLGMAVSYGIVRDHGGTITIQSSPGSGTEVNIRLPLNT
- a CDS encoding 6-phosphogluconolactonase → MDPNSVERIPVKIFARASDASAAVAAEIAQLIRARASENKPCVLGLATGSSPIGVYQELVRMHREESLSFAGVTVFALDEFYPMNPQELQSYARILRDSLTDLVDIAPANVHVPDGSIAREDVKQFCIDYEQRIVDAGGIDIQLLGVSKTGHIACNEPGSDRNSRTRMITLDRFTRMDAASDFFGAENVPRHAITMGVGTILDARRIFLLAFGEGKAPIIVRTVEDPSMAGVPASFLQGHVGATVWLDEAAASLLTRRQSPWLLGETEWDAETTRRAVIGLATANGKAILKLTDQDYNEAGLQDLLASHGDSYGINLSVFRHLQATITGWPGGKPDRIKQAGDRPGHRDDIFPKRVVVFSPHPDDDVISMGGTLIRLVDQGHQVHIAYQTSGNIAVFDSDAMRFAEFAADFCREFGIQASGMDDIERHVDEFLRNKRSGQIDSDQVQRIKALIRRGEAREGARCCGVDDDKLHFLNLPFYQTGRVQKQPLGEEDYQITVDLLREIQPHQIYAAGDLSDPHGTHRTCLSAILQACVRCSDDPWYQDCIVWLYRGAWQEWPIEQIEMAVPLSPREVDRKRVAIFKHESQKDRALFPGTDLREFWQRAESRNRETAQRYDQLGLAEYEAIEGFVKWDGNSGLEI
- a CDS encoding ROK family protein, which codes for MNSDFFLGIDVGGTDIKLGLVDDRGNVHFKHQTPTRPLGCPDAVFEYAIRYANETLLNHELPADMLRGVGVAVPGVLDTRAGVLREVVNLPGWLGVSLIKHLAAITKLPTQLINDANAAAYAEHVIRSLGDGSLALLTLGTGIGGGLVLSGRPHGGDHGCAGELGHITIDFSDTAIPCTCGSRGHLESYAGAPAVLSNLQRRLRALPVESISPELLSPDVTTRDIATHAEKGCQVCVDVMMETACHVGKAIGMLGQVCNPEVVILGGAMTFGGEATATGRMFLDAVRESVKRTTLVQVGGNMDIQFASLGNDAGVCGAGMIARHRSSRSAR